One segment of Trachemys scripta elegans isolate TJP31775 chromosome 1, CAS_Tse_1.0, whole genome shotgun sequence DNA contains the following:
- the LOC117882644 gene encoding LOW QUALITY PROTEIN: olfactory receptor-like protein COR4 (The sequence of the model RefSeq protein was modified relative to this genomic sequence to represent the inferred CDS: inserted 2 bases in 1 codon; substituted 1 base at 1 genomic stop codon) has translation MAGGNCTAVIEFILTGVTDRLELQVPHFVLFLVIYIITLVWNLGMMVLIRIDPQLHTPMYFFLKNLSLVDACYSTVVTPKMLMSFLAERKAISYTACIIQYFSFILFVISECXICNPLLSMVIMSPKHCLRLVAGSYLWAFLNSVIHTSGLLRLSYCDSNILNHFFCDLNPLLKLSSSGTAINQLLVFLFGSLIEVISIVTILISYILIIVTVLRIRSTEGRRKAFYTCTSHLTAVSMFHGTILFMYFXPSASYSLDTDKMASVFYTVVIPMLNPLIYSLRNKDVKDALRRSIETKLRAHFPPKGAIIGQPNPLMASLDT, from the exons ATGGCTGGAGGAAATTGTACGGCAGTGATCGAGTTCATTCTCACAGGAGTGACGGATCGTTTGGAGCTGCAGGTCCCCCACTTTGTGCTGTTCCTAGTGATCTATATTATCACCCTGGTGTGGAATCTGGGGATGATGGTTTTAATCAGGATCGACCCCCAactccacacccccatgtacttctttctCAAGAATTTATCTCTCGTGGATGCCTGTTACTCCACAGTCGTCACTCCCAAGATGCTGATGAGCTTCTTAGCCGAGAGGAAAGCTATTTCCTATACAGCTTGCATCATCCAATATTTTAGCTTCATATTGTTTGTCATCTCTGAGTG CATCTGCAACCCTCTGCTGTCTATGGTCATCATGTCACCAAAGCACTGCCTACGGCTGGTGGCTGGTTCATATCTATGGGCCTTCCTGAACTCTGTGATACACACCAGCGGTTTGCTAAGATTATCCTATTGTGACTCCAATATCCTGAATCATTTTTTCTGTGATCTCAACCCACTTCTAAAGCTCTCCTCTTCTGGCACCGCCATCAATCAGCTACTCGTTTTCCTCTTTGGCAGTCTGATTGAGGTGATCAGCATTGTGACCATCCTCATCTCATACATCTTAATTATTGTGACTGTGCTGCGAATCCGCTCCACCGAGGGCAGGCGCAAAGCCTTCTACACCTGCACCTCCCACCTGACGGCCGTCTCTATGTTCCATGGGACAATTCTCTTCATGTATTTCTGACCCAGCGCCAGCTACTCGCTGGACACAGACAAAATGGCCTCCGTGTTCTACACGGTGGTGATCCCCATGCTGAACCCCCTCATCTACAGTCTGAGGAACAAGGATGTGAAGGACGCCCTGAGGAGATCAATAGAGACAAAATTGAGGGCCCATTTTCCCCCAAAGGGTGCCATAATAGGACAACCAAATCCTTTAATGGCTTCTCTGGACACATAA
- the LOC117882693 gene encoding olfactory receptor 52R1-like: MSDSNTTDFTNPSTFILLGIPGLEAAYVWISIPFCTMYIIAILGNFTILFIVKMETTLHGPMYYFLCMLAVTDLVLSTSTLPKTLSIFWFNSREIDFSACLTQMYFIHCFLAMESGIFVAMAFDRYVAICDPLRYSTTLTNPLVAKIGLAVLLRGGMFILPYPFLARQWPYCRTNIIHHSYCEHMAVLKLACADIRVSSYYGLFLAFLVTGLDVFCIALSYTEILRAIFRLPTKEARLKTFGTCVSHLCVILTLYIPALFSFLTHRFGHNVPLHFHILFANMFLLVPPMLNPVIYGVRTRQIRDRLLRLVTHKGMKVFSWCSGSQTEFHAELVGDIGLIPLP, encoded by the coding sequence ATGTCTGATTCCAACACAACCGACTTCACAAACCCttccaccttcatcctgctgggtattcctgggctggaggcagcgtatgtctggatctccatcccttTCTGCACCATGTACATcatagccatcttggggaacttcaccatcctgttcattGTGAAGATGGAAACAACCCTCCAtgggcccatgtactatttcctctgcatgctggccgtCACCGACCTTGTCCTGTCTACGTCCACCCTGCCCAAAACCCTTAGCATCTtttggttcaattccagggaaattgatttcagtgcctgcctcacccagatgtacttcattcactgcttctTAGCGATGGAGTCTGGCATCTTTgtggccatggcttttgatcgTTATGTGGCCATCTGTGATCCTCTGAGATATTCCACCACCCTGACTAACCCTTTGGTGGCCAAGATTGGCCTTGCTGTGTTGCTGCGTGGCGGCATGTTCATACTGCCCTATCCTTTCCTGGCAAGgcagtggccatattgcagaaccaacatcatccACCACTCATACTGCGAACACATGGCTGTGTTGAAGCTGGCCTGTGCTGACATCCGTGTCAGTAGTTACTACGGCCTCTTTCTGGCCTTCTTGGTCACTGGTCTGGATGTGTTTTGTATTGCCTTGTCCTATACCgagatcctcagggccatcttcagACTCCCCACAAAGGAAGCccggctcaagacttttgggacctgcgtctcccacctctgtgttATTTTAACCCTTTATATCCCggctctcttctccttcctcacacACCGGTTTGGCCACAATGTGCCCCTGCATTTCCACATTCTCTTTGCCAACATGTTTCTTCTGGTACCCCCCATGCTAAACCCAGTCATCTACGGTGTAAGGACCAGACAGATCCGGGACAGGCTCCTCCGGCTTGTTACTCATAAAGGGATGAAAGttttctcctggtgctctggctctcagactGAGTTTCACGCAGAGCTGGTTGGTGACATTGGGCTAATCCCTCTTCCCTGA